One window of Sinorhizobium fredii NGR234 genomic DNA carries:
- the guaB gene encoding IMP dehydrogenase, giving the protein MARIIETATGLEALTFDDVLLQPGHSEVMPGQTNIATRIAQDIDLNLPILSAAMDTVTEARLAIAMAQAGGIGVIHRNLTPAEQAEEVRQVKKFESGMVVNPVTIGPDATLADALSLMKAHGISGIPVVENGGSGGQTQGRLVGILTNRDVRFASDPSQKIYELMTRENLVTVKESVDQQEAKRLLHKHRIEKLLVVDPDGRCVGLITVKDIEKSQLNPNASKDSQGRLRAAAAVSVGDDGLERAERLIDAGVDLIVVDTAHGHSQRVLDAVARVKKMSNSVRIMAGNVATADGTKALMDAGADAVKVGIGPGSICTTRIVAGVGVPQLAAIMAAVEAAQASGIPVIADGGIKYSGDLAKAIAAGASAVMVGSLLAGTEESPGEVFLYQGRSFKAYRGMGSVGAMARGSADRYFQAEVRDTLKLVPEGIEGQVPYKGPVGGVLHQLAGGLKASMGYVGGATIKDYQQRATFVRISGAGLRESHAHDVTITRESPNYPGGA; this is encoded by the coding sequence ATGGCGCGCATCATCGAAACGGCAACCGGTCTGGAGGCTTTGACCTTCGACGACGTCCTGCTCCAGCCGGGACATTCCGAAGTGATGCCGGGCCAGACGAACATCGCCACCCGCATCGCCCAGGACATCGATCTCAACCTGCCGATCCTGTCCGCCGCCATGGACACGGTCACCGAGGCACGCCTGGCAATCGCCATGGCCCAGGCCGGCGGCATCGGCGTCATCCACCGCAACCTGACGCCGGCCGAGCAGGCCGAAGAGGTCCGCCAGGTCAAGAAGTTCGAAAGCGGCATGGTCGTCAATCCGGTGACGATCGGTCCGGACGCGACGCTCGCCGATGCCCTGAGCCTGATGAAGGCGCACGGCATTTCCGGCATCCCGGTCGTGGAAAACGGCGGCAGCGGCGGCCAGACGCAGGGCCGCCTTGTCGGCATTCTCACCAACCGCGACGTCCGCTTCGCTTCCGACCCCTCCCAGAAGATCTATGAGCTGATGACCCGGGAGAACCTGGTCACCGTCAAGGAGAGCGTCGACCAGCAGGAGGCGAAGCGTCTCCTCCACAAGCACCGGATCGAGAAGCTCCTGGTCGTCGATCCGGATGGCCGCTGCGTCGGCCTCATCACGGTCAAGGACATCGAGAAGTCGCAGCTGAACCCGAACGCCTCGAAGGACTCGCAAGGGCGGCTTCGCGCCGCCGCGGCAGTCAGCGTCGGCGACGACGGCCTCGAACGCGCCGAGCGGCTGATCGACGCCGGCGTCGACCTGATCGTCGTCGACACCGCCCACGGCCATTCGCAGCGCGTGCTCGACGCGGTCGCCCGGGTGAAGAAGATGTCGAATTCGGTCCGCATCATGGCCGGCAACGTCGCGACGGCGGATGGCACCAAGGCGCTGATGGACGCCGGCGCCGATGCCGTCAAGGTTGGCATCGGTCCCGGCTCTATCTGCACGACGCGCATCGTCGCTGGCGTCGGCGTACCGCAGCTTGCTGCGATCATGGCGGCCGTCGAGGCCGCACAGGCCTCCGGCATTCCGGTGATCGCCGATGGCGGCATCAAGTATTCCGGTGACCTCGCCAAGGCGATTGCCGCCGGCGCCTCCGCCGTCATGGTCGGCTCGCTGCTCGCCGGCACCGAGGAAAGCCCGGGCGAGGTCTTCCTCTACCAGGGCCGCTCCTTCAAGGCGTACCGAGGCATGGGCTCGGTCGGCGCCATGGCGCGCGGCTCGGCGGATCGCTATTTCCAGGCCGAAGTTCGCGACACGTTGAAGCTCGTGCCGGAAGGCATCGAAGGCCAGGTTCCCTACAAGGGACCGGTCGGCGGCGTCCTGCATCAGCTTGCGGGCGGCCTCAAGGCGTCGATGGGCTATGTCGGCGGCGCGACGATCAAGGACTATCAGCAGCGCGCAACGTTCGTCCGCATCTCCGGCGCCGGCCTTCGCGAAAGCCACGCGCATGACGTGACGATCACCCGCGAGAGCCCGAACTACCCGGGCGGCGCCTGA
- the adhP gene encoding alcohol dehydrogenase AdhP translates to MTGTMKAAVVREFGKPLVIEELPIPQPGPGQVLIKYEATGVCHTDLHAAKGDWPVRPNPPFIPGHEGVGYVAKLGAGVTRLKEGDRVGVPWLHTACGCCTPCRTGWETLCGSQQNTGYSVDGTFAQYGLADPDFVGTLPAKLEFGPAAPVLCAGVTVYKGLKETEVRPGEWVLVSGIGGLGHMAVQYAKAMGMHVAAADIFPDKLALAEKLGADLVVDAKAADAIEEVQKRTGGVHGALVTAVSPKAMEQAYRMLRSKGTMALVGLPPSQICLPVFDTVLKRITVRGSIVGTRQDLEEALEFAGEGKVGAHFSWDKIENINAIFERMEEGKIDGRIVLDLN, encoded by the coding sequence ATGACCGGAACAATGAAAGCCGCCGTCGTGCGCGAGTTCGGCAAGCCGCTCGTGATCGAGGAATTGCCGATACCGCAGCCGGGACCGGGGCAGGTCCTCATCAAATACGAGGCCACGGGCGTGTGCCACACCGACCTGCACGCTGCAAAGGGCGACTGGCCGGTGAGGCCCAATCCGCCCTTCATTCCCGGCCACGAAGGGGTCGGCTACGTCGCCAAGCTCGGCGCCGGCGTGACGCGGCTGAAGGAGGGCGATCGGGTCGGGGTGCCATGGCTGCATACCGCCTGCGGCTGCTGCACGCCATGCCGCACCGGCTGGGAGACGCTGTGCGGCAGCCAGCAGAACACCGGCTATTCGGTCGACGGCACCTTCGCCCAATACGGCCTGGCGGATCCGGATTTCGTCGGCACGCTGCCCGCCAAGCTGGAGTTCGGCCCGGCCGCGCCGGTACTTTGCGCCGGCGTCACCGTCTACAAGGGCCTGAAGGAGACGGAGGTGAGACCCGGCGAATGGGTGCTCGTCTCCGGCATCGGCGGACTCGGCCACATGGCCGTGCAATATGCCAAGGCCATGGGCATGCATGTCGCCGCGGCCGACATCTTCCCCGACAAGCTGGCGCTCGCCGAGAAGCTCGGCGCCGACCTTGTCGTCGATGCAAAGGCGGCGGACGCTATCGAGGAGGTGCAAAAGCGGACCGGCGGTGTCCACGGGGCGCTTGTCACGGCGGTCTCGCCAAAGGCGATGGAGCAGGCCTACCGTATGCTGCGTTCGAAGGGCACCATGGCCCTCGTCGGTTTGCCGCCGAGCCAGATCTGCCTGCCCGTCTTCGACACGGTGCTGAAGCGCATCACGGTGCGCGGCTCGATCGTCGGCACCCGCCAGGATCTGGAGGAGGCGTTGGAATTTGCCGGCGAGGGCAAGGTCGGGGCTCACTTCTCCTGGGA
- a CDS encoding MAPEG family protein: MSGFEIFWPVVAHVGLVFMLYALLSLRRSAVVRAGKAEASQFRENRGEPSESLVVRNSIANQFELPTLFHVCCVLCFVTEADSLLAVGLAWIFVGFRYAHAFVHVTSNRLRYRGPLFLAGFVTLGAMWAWLALWMAMN, encoded by the coding sequence ATGTCGGGGTTCGAGATCTTCTGGCCCGTGGTCGCCCATGTCGGGCTCGTCTTCATGCTCTATGCGCTTCTCTCGCTGCGCCGGTCTGCGGTGGTCCGCGCCGGCAAGGCGGAGGCGTCGCAGTTTCGCGAAAACCGCGGAGAGCCGAGCGAGAGCCTGGTCGTGCGCAACAGCATCGCCAACCAGTTCGAACTGCCGACGCTTTTCCATGTGTGCTGCGTTCTCTGCTTCGTCACCGAAGCCGACAGCCTTCTGGCGGTGGGTCTCGCCTGGATTTTCGTCGGCTTCCGCTACGCGCACGCCTTCGTGCACGTGACCAGCAATCGGCTTCGGTATCGTGGCCCTCTCTTCCTGGCCGGCTTTGTGACGCTCGGCGCCATGTGGGCTTGGCTTGCCCTCTGGATGGCGATGAACTGA
- a CDS encoding MBL fold metallo-hydrolase yields the protein MITQNLKRRTLFGAGAAALAAPGLLTGIANAQESAEKDAMTKDAALKTFRLGTFKVTVISDGTRASDNPHETYGTNQPAEAVTALLEQNFLPGSGFINGFSPVLVDTGSEIVLFDTGLGEGGRAAGTGKLADGIRAAGYTPEQVSVIVITHMHGDHIGGLTEGGKPAFANARYVTGQVEFDFWKDAARVGTPAENGHKAVLAKVAPLAEKTTFIADGVEVVPGIAAIAAFGHSPGHMIYRLESEGKALILTADTANHYVLSLQRPDWEVRFDMDKAAASATRRKVFDMIATDRLPFIGYHMPFPAVGFVERQDQGYRFVPATYQFDI from the coding sequence ATGATCACACAGAACCTGAAGCGCCGAACCTTGTTCGGGGCAGGGGCGGCTGCCTTGGCGGCGCCGGGCCTCTTGACCGGAATTGCGAATGCGCAGGAAAGTGCAGAAAAGGACGCCATGACCAAGGATGCGGCTTTGAAGACGTTCAGGCTCGGTACCTTTAAGGTGACGGTGATCAGCGACGGCACGCGCGCCTCGGACAATCCGCACGAGACCTACGGCACCAATCAGCCGGCGGAAGCCGTCACCGCGCTGCTCGAACAGAACTTTTTGCCGGGCAGCGGATTCATCAACGGCTTTTCCCCGGTCCTGGTCGATACCGGGTCGGAGATCGTGTTGTTCGACACCGGGCTCGGCGAAGGCGGTCGGGCGGCCGGGACCGGAAAACTCGCGGACGGCATCCGCGCCGCCGGTTACACGCCCGAGCAGGTCTCGGTCATCGTCATCACCCACATGCATGGCGATCATATCGGCGGCCTCACGGAAGGCGGCAAGCCGGCCTTCGCGAACGCCCGCTATGTGACCGGCCAAGTCGAGTTCGACTTCTGGAAGGATGCGGCCCGCGTCGGCACGCCGGCCGAGAACGGCCACAAGGCGGTGCTTGCCAAGGTCGCGCCGCTGGCGGAAAAGACCACGTTCATCGCCGACGGTGTCGAGGTCGTGCCGGGGATCGCGGCCATCGCCGCCTTCGGCCATTCCCCGGGACATATGATCTACCGCCTCGAATCCGAGGGCAAGGCGCTGATCCTGACCGCGGATACGGCCAACCACTACGTCCTGTCGCTGCAGCGGCCGGATTGGGAGGTCCGCTTCGACATGGACAAGGCCGCGGCGAGCGCGACACGGCGCAAGGTCTTCGACATGATCGCAACCGATCGGCTGCCCTTCATCGGCTATCACATGCCGTTCCCGGCCGTCGGCTTCGTCGAGCGGCAGGACCAGGGTTACCGCTTCGTGCCGGCGACCTACCAGTTCGACATCTGA